A single region of the Candidatus Cloacimonadota bacterium genome encodes:
- a CDS encoding T9SS type A sorting domain-containing protein, with protein sequence MKKNLFLIIIAALTQFLISVEIALENTYELSSIDEIPNNRSAGKAIYSQKYFTKGKLFENSADNGSILELQDCVLLEIPGKPLLPQRNIHVTLEGNYLITDIILTSGLVEEYHTNDLIGQADNFLKTNGDKNQSIKSEKDDAIYLNDDFYPKRWLDFTAGFDGNETHIFIHIFPVQWNPINKKTYLLRNFDLSICGEVKQNPIYLSSQRLFTEAEHILLCPSDWICVADSMAQFHDMTSEALDIQEIYSEYPPADEPTEEGWATFTNEDIHDYQYENALRIISYLRDDAAHPNLDHITILGSAEIIPPSYYFSNRPEPNYESWMPSDHYYASPDYDWVDNYNLARLPVHDLQSLSNYFEKMQNFILYSDDAWTNKVAVSGGQTWGTSLFLGELSNNQIICDNVFDGFKILKYQKIRGNFSAEYIKNLWMNEEFLFHFNFSHGGGYDIAFGDGTYLTKDDVALFPPKTKNPIIVDKGCWNGVFDTFLYEHHLFEGITLCETVLSSPGGGIAYIAATRQSYGQPVTYHENGNLMTISYNADYALLYYFLDEYRKMNEPTFGKLFRAAKMRYLDRFTFYDNFTSTVPFIRFMVHANSALPLPIPPPVNSTTEIPQIYLENSVNHIYYDVQIAGLRENQDPIYQISNQDLFDILSYSTQNDYLISYNENIQNSFSISGDIFGNTILNRLENIEEKEAWHYSYIIKTAKNIDGQLDDWNQEEIICTDPGGDICPDLDLTELYADYDAETNLLSFALPVEFIFPEDYDEEYFFCFAIDDEEWGVNNNYLEPMMFPIDVLVGFDNARINKLFVLRLYYNYSEKPVQYLKYYDLIQSNGGFFWEQNDALPPQIEGLYNVSENILEFTISADSLNLDNCKMAVFSSKRVSSEPLGIIMDTIPTSLNSPSEPLFGFENAYSIRDYIDLGKMLQYESGANPIQPKIYANFPNPFNNSTKLKFEMVQTDFVEMTIYNIRGQKVRQLCNQEFEVGFHFFDWNGKNDYGNKLSSGIYFVDYKIGDSYQKTIKSILLK encoded by the coding sequence ATGAAAAAAAATTTATTTCTCATAATTATCGCAGCATTAACGCAATTCCTGATTTCGGTGGAAATTGCTTTAGAAAACACTTACGAACTTTCTTCAATAGATGAAATCCCCAATAACCGTTCGGCAGGAAAAGCGATCTATTCCCAAAAATATTTTACTAAAGGAAAACTATTTGAGAATTCTGCGGATAATGGGTCGATCTTGGAACTGCAGGATTGCGTGTTGCTGGAAATACCCGGTAAACCACTGCTGCCTCAGCGAAATATTCATGTAACCTTAGAAGGCAATTATCTTATCACCGACATCATTCTGACTTCTGGACTGGTGGAAGAATATCACACAAATGATTTGATCGGTCAAGCCGATAATTTCTTGAAAACAAACGGGGATAAAAATCAATCTATTAAATCTGAAAAAGATGATGCGATTTATTTAAATGATGATTTTTATCCCAAACGCTGGCTTGATTTTACAGCCGGCTTTGATGGAAATGAAACACATATTTTCATTCACATTTTTCCGGTTCAATGGAATCCGATCAATAAAAAAACTTATCTGCTCAGGAATTTTGACCTTTCCATTTGCGGCGAAGTAAAACAAAATCCAATATATTTATCTTCACAGCGATTGTTCACGGAAGCAGAACACATTTTACTTTGTCCCTCCGATTGGATTTGTGTGGCAGATTCGATGGCGCAATTTCATGACATGACATCAGAAGCTCTCGATATTCAGGAGATCTACAGCGAATATCCACCGGCAGATGAACCAACCGAAGAAGGCTGGGCAACTTTCACAAATGAAGATATTCATGATTATCAATATGAAAATGCTCTTCGCATCATATCTTATCTTCGAGATGATGCTGCGCATCCAAACCTGGATCACATCACTATTCTGGGAAGTGCGGAAATCATTCCTCCCTCATATTATTTTTCTAACAGACCCGAGCCGAATTATGAATCGTGGATGCCGTCAGATCATTATTATGCCTCTCCCGATTATGATTGGGTAGATAACTACAATCTTGCCAGATTGCCCGTTCATGATCTGCAATCTCTTTCCAATTATTTTGAAAAGATGCAGAATTTCATTTTGTATTCAGATGATGCATGGACAAATAAAGTTGCCGTTTCCGGCGGGCAAACCTGGGGAACGTCACTTTTTTTGGGGGAATTAAGTAATAATCAAATTATCTGTGACAATGTTTTCGATGGTTTTAAAATTTTGAAATATCAGAAAATACGTGGCAACTTTTCTGCCGAATACATCAAGAACCTGTGGATGAACGAAGAATTTCTGTTCCATTTCAATTTTTCTCATGGCGGCGGCTATGATATTGCCTTCGGTGACGGCACATATCTCACCAAAGATGATGTTGCCTTGTTTCCGCCCAAAACAAAAAATCCTATCATAGTAGATAAAGGTTGTTGGAATGGAGTGTTCGATACATTTTTATACGAGCATCATTTATTTGAAGGAATTACATTATGCGAAACAGTTCTTTCTTCTCCAGGCGGTGGAATTGCTTACATTGCTGCAACTCGGCAAAGTTACGGTCAACCCGTAACATATCATGAAAATGGAAATCTGATGACAATATCTTATAATGCAGATTATGCTTTGCTCTACTATTTTCTGGATGAATACAGAAAGATGAATGAGCCTACATTTGGCAAATTATTCAGAGCAGCCAAGATGCGTTATCTGGATCGATTTACTTTCTACGATAATTTTACAAGTACTGTTCCATTTATCCGTTTTATGGTTCATGCAAATTCTGCTTTACCTTTGCCGATTCCGCCGCCAGTGAACAGCACTACAGAGATTCCCCAGATTTATCTGGAAAATAGTGTGAATCACATCTATTATGATGTTCAAATTGCTGGATTAAGAGAAAATCAAGATCCGATTTATCAGATTTCCAATCAGGATTTATTCGATATTCTATCCTATTCTACCCAAAATGATTATTTAATATCTTATAATGAGAACATTCAAAACAGCTTTTCGATCAGTGGCGATATATTCGGAAACACAATCTTGAACAGACTGGAAAATATTGAAGAAAAAGAAGCCTGGCATTACAGTTATATTATAAAGACAGCAAAAAATATCGACGGACAACTTGATGATTGGAACCAGGAAGAGATCATTTGTACCGATCCTGGAGGAGATATCTGCCCGGACCTGGATTTGACCGAGCTTTATGCGGATTACGATGCAGAGACAAACCTGCTATCTTTTGCTTTGCCTGTAGAATTTATCTTCCCGGAAGATTATGATGAAGAATATTTTTTTTGCTTTGCCATCGATGATGAAGAGTGGGGAGTGAACAATAATTATCTGGAGCCAATGATGTTTCCGATCGATGTTCTGGTGGGATTTGACAATGCCAGGATCAATAAATTATTTGTTCTGCGATTGTATTACAATTATTCTGAAAAACCTGTACAATATTTGAAATATTATGATCTAATTCAAAGTAATGGTGGTTTTTTCTGGGAGCAGAATGATGCATTACCACCGCAGATCGAAGGGTTGTACAATGTTTCGGAAAATATTCTGGAATTCACGATATCTGCCGATTCCCTGAATCTGGATAATTGCAAAATGGCTGTATTTTCTTCCAAACGCGTTTCCAGCGAACCACTCGGAATAATCATGGATACAATTCCAACATCTCTGAATTCACCTTCTGAACCTCTATTTGGATTTGAGAATGCCTATTCCATAAGAGATTATATCGATCTTGGAAAAATGCTCCAATACGAATCTGGTGCAAATCCGATCCAGCCAAAAATTTACGCCAATTTCCCTAATCCTTTTAATAATTCGACAAAATTGAAATTTGAAATGGTACAAACAGATTTTGTGGAAATGACCATTTATAACATTAGAGGACAGAAAGTTCGACAATTATGCAATCAAGAGTTTGAGGTTGGATTTCATTTTTTCGATTGGAATGGCAAAAATGATTATGGCAACAAATTGTCTTCCGGAATATATTTCGTTGATTATAAAATCGGAGATAGTTATCAAAAAACTATCAAAAGCATTCTGCTGAAATAA
- the alr gene encoding alanine racemase: MKQDRSWTEIDLTNFEHNLNQLKALLPFNTEFMQIVKADAYGHGAYEIARKAIECGATFLGVANAQEGMLLRYQGIDIPILILSPSLTSELKIILDYDLIPTISDLDFATKLNETTKTKIQVHVNVDTGMGRSGVPYLEALELIEKIESLPDIQIQGIFSHFSSAEDDIEFTKKQSDRFEQILSKLKMPPKFIHIANSSGVVSIKCDYANLVRIGLLSFGIYADDSQKTKVALKPVMTFKSRIGQIKRAVTGDFIGYNKTYKVEKQLKYAIIPVGYADGYDFLLSNKGKVVVNDILCNVIGKVSMDMISIDINSVNCKIGDEVILMGNDHAEIYAENLTQIYGGSSYELLCQVGRRAKRYYYENGKMIASSPLLRRDFVSFDYSDDKLNKIIETAIEQRLQSKEISNLIYSDLLKHFFVEHDRDIHYRKNFVHTISFAEHNRKELKDYYLVQTELTFSKKLQNDYFIVACANNEKLLEKYFLQSDVEYRWLLDSNLEATLFDVTSVKVEGVELYNEMKMVDGCLEIRCYHPELEKSKGKEVEFSISTKTYYPRKSHQLAIYLIEMTQGVEINFNYGDLFENVEAVPIFSGQTKFAKTSFKKDSISISSEKNEWIFPTSGVVFVY, encoded by the coding sequence ATGAAACAAGATAGAAGCTGGACCGAAATTGATCTGACGAATTTTGAACACAACTTAAATCAGTTGAAAGCACTTTTGCCTTTCAATACAGAATTCATGCAGATCGTGAAAGCAGATGCTTACGGGCATGGAGCATATGAAATTGCCAGAAAAGCGATTGAATGCGGAGCAACATTTCTGGGAGTGGCAAATGCTCAGGAAGGAATGCTGCTGCGATATCAGGGCATTGATATTCCAATCCTGATTTTATCACCATCTTTAACGTCGGAACTTAAGATCATCCTGGATTATGATCTCATTCCCACCATTTCCGATCTTGATTTCGCAACTAAATTGAATGAAACAACTAAAACTAAAATTCAAGTTCACGTTAATGTCGATACAGGAATGGGAAGAAGCGGAGTTCCTTATTTAGAAGCTCTTGAACTGATCGAGAAAATTGAATCTTTACCAGATATTCAAATTCAAGGAATTTTCTCTCATTTTTCCTCAGCAGAAGATGATATTGAATTCACCAAAAAGCAATCTGATCGTTTTGAGCAAATACTTTCCAAACTGAAAATGCCGCCGAAATTTATTCACATTGCCAATAGCAGTGGGGTTGTTTCCATTAAATGTGATTATGCGAATCTGGTGCGAATAGGATTGCTTTCCTTTGGCATTTATGCTGATGATTCGCAGAAAACAAAAGTTGCTCTAAAACCGGTAATGACCTTCAAATCTCGTATTGGACAGATAAAGCGTGCAGTTACTGGAGATTTTATCGGCTACAACAAAACATACAAAGTAGAAAAACAACTAAAATATGCAATCATTCCGGTTGGTTATGCCGATGGTTATGATTTCCTGCTTTCCAATAAAGGAAAAGTGGTTGTTAATGATATACTTTGCAATGTAATTGGCAAAGTATCGATGGATATGATCTCGATAGATATAAACTCTGTAAATTGTAAAATTGGTGACGAAGTTATCTTGATGGGAAATGATCATGCAGAGATTTATGCGGAAAATTTGACTCAAATTTATGGTGGATCCAGTTATGAACTGCTTTGTCAGGTTGGAAGGCGCGCCAAACGTTATTATTATGAAAACGGAAAAATGATCGCCTCTTCCCCGCTTTTGCGCCGCGATTTTGTTTCATTCGATTATTCGGATGATAAATTGAATAAAATTATTGAAACCGCCATTGAACAGCGATTGCAAAGTAAAGAAATCTCCAATCTTATTTATTCCGATCTGCTCAAACATTTCTTTGTAGAGCACGATCGAGATATACATTATCGCAAGAACTTTGTTCATACAATTTCTTTTGCAGAACATAATCGAAAAGAATTGAAAGATTATTATCTGGTTCAAACGGAACTTACATTTTCCAAAAAACTGCAAAATGACTATTTTATTGTAGCTTGTGCAAATAATGAGAAACTGCTGGAAAAATACTTCCTGCAATCCGATGTAGAATATCGCTGGCTTTTAGATAGCAATTTGGAAGCAACTCTTTTTGATGTAACTTCTGTGAAAGTTGAAGGTGTGGAATTGTACAACGAAATGAAAATGGTGGATGGCTGTTTGGAAATTCGCTGTTACCATCCCGAACTTGAAAAATCCAAAGGTAAAGAAGTTGAATTTTCCATTTCTACTAAAACCTATTATCCCAGAAAATCACATCAGCTTGCGATCTATCTGATCGAAATGACTCAGGGAGTCGAGATTAACTTCAATTATGGTGATTTATTCGAAAACGTGGAAGCAGTTCCGATCTTTTCGGGGCAAACAAAATTCGCAAAAACAAGTTTTAAAAAGGATTCCATTTCTATTTCTTCCGAAAAGAATGAATGGATTTTTCCCACCAGCGGTGTAGTTTTTGTTTATTAG
- a CDS encoding PhoH family protein, with protein sequence MSKKIFVLDTNVLIHNPQALFSFDENHVAIPITVIEEVDNFKKGVDEKGRNARQIGRYLDGLREKGSLKDGVPTEKGGIIQVVLSRKVSATANDILITDTNDNLIIGTALYLKEKNPKSKVVLVSKDANVRIKADAVGLDSANFETDKINFSELYSGYLKLIVDEDTIKEFEDKKFLTNDFGEIYPNQFVILCRNEEDTEGVVARYSVDNNTIYPLKYYTGQEIFGIKARNVEQVMAFDLLMDPEVKLVSLVGKAGTGKTLIALAAGLNQVVEENLYTRLVVSRPVSPLGKDIGYLPGTKEDKFNPWMQPIYDNMEILLSTKNDREDNGNGKIFGKKQPGLKDYLDFGFIELEPLTYIRGRSLPEQYIIIDEAQNLTPHEMKTIITRAGEGTKIVITGDPYQIDIPYLDSESNGLSLSVEKFKQEKITGHITLVKGERSALADLAAKFF encoded by the coding sequence ATGAGTAAGAAAATTTTCGTTCTGGACACAAATGTATTGATCCACAATCCGCAAGCTCTGTTTTCTTTTGATGAAAATCATGTAGCTATACCAATTACGGTTATCGAAGAAGTTGATAATTTCAAAAAAGGCGTGGATGAAAAAGGCAGAAATGCCCGGCAGATCGGTCGTTACCTGGATGGATTGCGCGAAAAAGGCAGCCTTAAAGATGGCGTTCCGACCGAAAAAGGCGGCATAATTCAGGTGGTTCTCAGCAGGAAAGTATCAGCTACAGCCAATGATATTTTAATTACCGATACGAACGATAATTTAATCATTGGAACAGCTTTATATTTAAAAGAAAAGAATCCCAAGAGTAAGGTTGTCCTGGTCTCCAAAGATGCGAATGTGCGCATCAAAGCAGATGCTGTAGGATTGGATTCTGCCAATTTTGAAACAGATAAAATTAATTTTTCCGAGCTTTACAGTGGCTATCTTAAATTAATTGTTGATGAAGACACGATCAAAGAATTCGAAGATAAGAAATTTCTGACAAATGATTTCGGTGAGATCTACCCGAATCAATTTGTAATTTTATGCCGAAATGAAGAAGATACTGAAGGTGTGGTCGCCCGTTATTCGGTAGATAACAACACGATCTATCCTCTCAAATATTATACAGGTCAGGAAATCTTCGGCATAAAAGCCAGAAACGTGGAACAGGTAATGGCATTTGATCTACTGATGGATCCTGAAGTAAAACTGGTGAGTCTTGTAGGAAAAGCGGGAACAGGAAAAACTTTGATCGCTCTTGCTGCCGGTTTAAATCAGGTTGTGGAAGAAAATCTTTATACCAGATTGGTAGTTTCAAGACCGGTTTCACCTTTGGGTAAAGACATCGGTTATCTGCCTGGAACGAAAGAAGATAAATTCAATCCCTGGATGCAGCCGATTTACGATAATATGGAAATTCTGCTTTCCACCAAAAATGATCGTGAAGATAATGGGAATGGCAAAATATTTGGTAAAAAACAGCCTGGACTGAAAGATTATCTGGATTTCGGTTTCATCGAACTGGAACCTCTCACATACATTCGCGGCCGCAGTTTACCGGAACAATACATCATCATCGATGAAGCACAAAACCTAACTCCACACGAGATGAAAACGATTATAACTCGAGCTGGAGAAGGTACAAAAATAGTGATCACAGGTGATCCGTATCAGATCGATATTCCCTATCTGGATTCGGAAAGTAACGGTTTGAGCTTATCCGTGGAAAAATTTAAACAGGAAAAAATTACAGGACATATTACTTTGGTAAAAGGTGAACGTTCTGCTCTGGCCGATCTGGCTGCAAAATTCTTTTAA
- the nusB gene encoding transcription antitermination factor NusB produces the protein MGLRRKGREIALQTFYALSFSGENDVDLSIFEAKLEEISSSKEHELDNKILEFSKEILANTIANITAIDEKIAEHSTNWKMSKIAMVDLSILRIATYELLFTSTPPAIIMNEAIEIAKRYSSESSSKFVNGILNSITAELA, from the coding sequence ATGGGTTTGAGAAGAAAAGGTCGTGAAATTGCATTACAAACGTTTTATGCTTTATCATTTTCTGGTGAGAATGATGTAGATCTATCGATTTTTGAAGCAAAATTAGAAGAGATATCATCTTCGAAAGAGCATGAACTTGATAATAAAATTTTAGAATTCTCGAAAGAAATATTGGCAAACACTATAGCAAACATCACAGCTATCGATGAAAAAATAGCAGAACATTCTACTAACTGGAAAATGAGCAAGATAGCAATGGTAGATTTGAGCATCTTGCGAATAGCAACTTATGAGCTTCTCTTCACGTCAACACCACCTGCTATTATAATGAATGAAGCGATTGAAATTGCTAAGCGTTATTCTTCCGAAAGTTCAAGTAAATTCGTTAATGGAATTTTGAATTCTATTACAGCAGAATTGGCGTAA